In Streptomyces sclerotialus, one genomic interval encodes:
- a CDS encoding helix-hairpin-helix domain-containing protein, producing MRAIPAPSRWRTALQERLPLWLQLRCGTDPKALVALGVVLLIAVAFAVHHFWSARPQAVRAPATQHASMPAAGGTPAAAGVPSSTPDRRVVVDIAGKVRRPGLHRLPSGARVADALRAAGGVRPGTDTRTLNRARLLVDGEQIVVGAPGAAPPGAGGQPASGGAPGAAGAASTSSGASGVGATPAGPVSLNSATAAQLDTLPGVGPVLAQHIIDFRTQHGGFTSIDQLQEVNGIGDRRFADLRPLVQP from the coding sequence GTGCGCGCGATCCCGGCGCCGTCCCGCTGGCGGACCGCGTTGCAGGAGCGCCTGCCGCTGTGGCTCCAACTGCGCTGCGGCACGGACCCGAAGGCGCTCGTCGCCCTCGGCGTCGTGCTCCTGATCGCCGTGGCCTTCGCCGTCCACCACTTCTGGTCCGCCCGCCCGCAGGCCGTACGGGCGCCGGCCACCCAGCACGCCTCGATGCCCGCCGCTGGCGGCACCCCGGCCGCGGCAGGCGTGCCGTCCAGTACTCCGGACCGCCGCGTCGTCGTGGACATCGCGGGCAAGGTGCGCCGCCCCGGGCTCCACCGCCTCCCCTCGGGCGCCCGTGTCGCCGACGCCCTGCGGGCCGCGGGTGGCGTGCGGCCGGGCACCGACACCCGCACGCTGAACCGTGCCCGGCTCCTGGTGGACGGCGAGCAGATCGTCGTCGGAGCGCCGGGCGCCGCCCCGCCAGGAGCGGGCGGTCAGCCTGCTTCCGGTGGCGCTCCGGGCGCCGCGGGTGCCGCAAGCACTTCGAGCGGCGCCTCGGGCGTCGGCGCCACCCCTGCCGGACCGGTCAGTCTGAACTCCGCGACCGCCGCACAGCTCGACACCCTCCCCGGCGTCGGACCCGTACTGGCCCAGCACATCATCGATTTCCGCACCCAGCACGGCGGCTTCACCTCGATCGACCAGCTGCAGGAGGTCAACGGCATCGGTGACCGCCGCTTCGCCGACCTGCGCCCCCTGGTGCAGCCATGA
- a CDS encoding DegV family protein: MSRHVAIVTDSTAYLPRAALERHGITAVPLTVVLGDEALEEGTEISARSVAQALQKRKYVTTSRPAPEAFAETYREVAAAGASGIVSLHLSSEFSGTYDAAVLAAKEAPVPVRVVDTGMVAMALGFCALEAAEVAQAGGDVDEAVAAAEKRAEGTSAYFYVDTLEYLRRGGRIGAAQALLGSALAVKPLLQLADGRIELLEKVRTASKAIARLEEIVADRAGTDPVDVAVHHLAATERADALADRLRARVPGLADLHVSEVGGVIGAHTGPGLLGVVLSPR, encoded by the coding sequence ATGTCCCGCCATGTCGCGATCGTCACCGATTCAACGGCCTACCTGCCGCGGGCGGCGCTGGAGCGCCACGGCATCACGGCGGTCCCGCTGACCGTCGTCCTCGGCGACGAGGCCCTGGAAGAGGGAACGGAGATCTCGGCCAGGTCGGTTGCCCAGGCACTGCAGAAACGCAAGTACGTCACCACCTCCCGCCCCGCTCCGGAGGCGTTCGCCGAGACCTACCGTGAGGTCGCCGCGGCGGGCGCGAGCGGCATCGTCTCGCTCCACCTCTCCTCGGAGTTCTCCGGCACGTACGACGCGGCGGTACTGGCGGCCAAGGAGGCGCCGGTCCCGGTCCGCGTGGTGGACACCGGCATGGTCGCCATGGCGCTGGGCTTCTGCGCCCTGGAGGCCGCGGAGGTCGCGCAGGCCGGTGGGGACGTCGACGAGGCGGTCGCCGCGGCCGAGAAGCGCGCCGAGGGGACCTCCGCCTACTTCTACGTCGACACCCTGGAGTACCTGCGGCGCGGCGGCCGCATCGGTGCGGCCCAGGCCCTGCTGGGCTCAGCGCTCGCGGTCAAGCCCCTGCTCCAGCTGGCCGACGGGCGTATCGAGCTGCTGGAGAAGGTCCGCACCGCTTCCAAGGCCATCGCACGCCTGGAGGAGATCGTCGCGGACCGGGCGGGAACGGATCCGGTCGATGTCGCGGTCCATCACCTCGCCGCGACGGAACGCGCCGACGCACTGGCCGACCGCCTCCGCGCCCGCGTACCGGGACTGGCGGACCTGCACGTCAGCGAGGTGGGCGGGGTGATCGGCGCGCACACGGGCCCGGGACTGCTCGGGGTCGTGCTCTCGCCGCGGTAG
- the leuS gene encoding leucine--tRNA ligase: MSETTTAAEAAAPHRYTAALAADIEARWQDFWDENGTYEAPNPSGDLAGDPELVNRPKKFVMDMFPYPSGAGLHVGHPLGYIATDVFARFQRMTGHNVLHTLGFDAFGLPAEQYAVQTGTHPRVSTEANIVNMKAQLRRLGLGHDQRRSVETIDPAYYRWTQWIFLQIFNSWYDTEARKARPIDELVAQFEAGERETPDGRAWADLSALERANVLGEYRLAYASDAPVNWCPGLGTVLANEEVTAEGRSERGNFPVFKSKLRQWNMRITAYADRLLEDLDGLDWPEAIKLQQRNWIGRSEGARVDFPVGDGQHITVFTTRQDTLFGATYMVLAPEHDLVSGEDSIVPDAWPEGTHDVWTGGYATPAEAVAAYRKQAASKSDVERQAEAKDKTGVFTGVYATNPVSGEQVPVFIADYVLMGYGTGAIMAVPAHDSRDFAFARAFELPMRCVVEPSDDRGTDPSTWDDAFSSYDAKIVNSSSDAISLDGLSVAEAKTRITQWLGVQGIGEGTVNFRLRDWLFSRQRYWGEPFPIVYDEDGVAHALPESMLPLELPEVEDYSPRTFDPDDADTSPETPLSRNEEWVNVDLDLGDGRGVRRYRRETNTMPNWAGSCWYELRYLDPNNAEKLVDPANEQYWMGLREGQPHGGVDLYVGGAEHAVLHLLYARLWTKVLHDLGHIASREPFHKLYNQGMIQAFVYRDKRGIAVPAAEVEERDGKFYYQGEKVSRVLGKMGKSLKNAVTPDEICQEYGADTLRLYEMAMGPLDVSRPWDTRAVVGQYRLLQRLWRNVVDEATGEVTVVDTEPDEDTLRVLHKTIDGVRQDMAGLRFNTAIAKITELNNHLTKSGGRVPRSVAEKLVLLVAPLAPHIGEELWRKLGHTETVVYADFPEADPAYVVDETVTCVVQIKGKVKARLEVSPSISDADLEAAALAEPAVVTALGGAGIRKVIVRAPKLVNIVPA, from the coding sequence ATGAGCGAGACGACCACGGCCGCCGAGGCGGCGGCCCCGCACCGCTATACGGCCGCGCTGGCCGCGGACATCGAGGCACGCTGGCAGGACTTCTGGGACGAGAACGGCACCTACGAGGCGCCGAACCCCAGCGGTGACCTGGCCGGCGACCCGGAGCTGGTGAACAGGCCGAAGAAGTTCGTCATGGACATGTTCCCGTACCCCTCGGGTGCGGGTCTGCACGTCGGCCACCCCCTGGGCTACATCGCCACCGACGTCTTCGCCCGCTTCCAGCGCATGACGGGCCACAACGTCCTGCACACCCTGGGCTTCGACGCCTTCGGCCTGCCCGCCGAGCAGTACGCCGTCCAGACGGGCACCCACCCCCGGGTCTCCACCGAGGCCAACATCGTCAACATGAAGGCGCAGCTGCGCCGCCTGGGCCTGGGCCACGACCAGCGCCGTTCGGTCGAGACGATCGACCCGGCGTACTACAGGTGGACCCAGTGGATCTTCCTGCAGATCTTCAACTCCTGGTACGACACCGAGGCCAGGAAGGCACGCCCGATCGACGAGCTGGTCGCCCAGTTCGAGGCGGGCGAGCGGGAGACCCCCGACGGCCGCGCGTGGGCCGACCTGAGCGCCCTCGAGCGCGCCAACGTCCTGGGCGAGTACCGCCTGGCGTACGCCTCCGACGCGCCGGTCAACTGGTGCCCGGGCCTGGGCACCGTCCTGGCCAACGAGGAGGTCACCGCCGAGGGCCGCTCCGAGCGCGGCAACTTCCCGGTCTTCAAGTCCAAGCTGCGCCAGTGGAACATGCGCATCACCGCCTATGCGGACCGCCTGCTGGAGGACCTGGACGGGCTGGACTGGCCCGAGGCGATCAAGCTGCAGCAGCGCAACTGGATCGGCCGCTCCGAGGGCGCGCGGGTCGACTTCCCCGTGGGCGACGGCCAGCACATCACCGTCTTCACCACTCGCCAGGACACCCTGTTCGGCGCGACCTACATGGTGCTGGCCCCGGAGCACGACCTGGTCTCCGGCGAGGACTCGATCGTTCCGGACGCGTGGCCCGAGGGCACGCACGACGTGTGGACCGGCGGATACGCCACCCCGGCCGAGGCCGTCGCCGCGTACCGCAAGCAGGCCGCCTCGAAGTCCGACGTCGAGCGCCAGGCCGAGGCCAAGGACAAGACCGGCGTCTTCACCGGCGTGTACGCGACCAACCCGGTCAGCGGCGAGCAGGTCCCGGTCTTCATCGCCGACTACGTCCTGATGGGCTACGGCACCGGCGCGATCATGGCCGTCCCGGCGCACGACAGCCGTGACTTCGCCTTCGCGCGCGCCTTCGAGCTGCCCATGCGCTGCGTGGTCGAGCCCTCGGACGACCGCGGCACCGACCCGTCCACCTGGGACGACGCCTTCTCCTCGTACGACGCGAAGATCGTCAACTCCTCCTCCGACGCGATCTCCCTGGACGGCCTGTCGGTCGCCGAGGCCAAGACCCGGATCACCCAGTGGCTGGGCGTCCAGGGCATCGGCGAGGGCACCGTGAACTTCCGGCTGCGCGACTGGCTGTTCAGCCGGCAGCGCTACTGGGGCGAGCCCTTCCCGATCGTGTACGACGAGGACGGCGTGGCGCACGCGCTGCCCGAGTCGATGCTGCCGCTGGAGCTGCCCGAGGTCGAGGACTACTCCCCGCGCACCTTCGACCCGGACGACGCCGACACCTCCCCGGAGACCCCGCTGTCCCGGAACGAGGAGTGGGTCAACGTCGACCTGGACCTGGGTGACGGCCGGGGCGTGCGGCGCTACCGCCGTGAGACCAACACCATGCCCAACTGGGCCGGCTCCTGCTGGTACGAGCTGCGCTACCTGGACCCGAACAACGCCGAGAAGCTGGTCGACCCGGCCAACGAGCAGTACTGGATGGGCCTGCGCGAAGGCCAGCCGCACGGCGGTGTCGACCTGTACGTGGGCGGCGCCGAGCACGCCGTGCTGCACCTGCTGTACGCCCGCCTCTGGACCAAGGTGCTGCACGACCTGGGGCACATCGCGTCCCGCGAGCCGTTCCACAAGCTGTACAACCAGGGCATGATCCAGGCCTTCGTGTACCGGGACAAGCGTGGCATCGCGGTCCCGGCGGCCGAGGTCGAGGAGCGCGACGGCAAGTTCTACTACCAGGGCGAGAAGGTCAGCCGCGTCCTCGGCAAGATGGGCAAGTCCCTGAAGAACGCCGTCACCCCGGACGAGATCTGCCAGGAGTACGGCGCCGACACGCTGCGGCTGTACGAGATGGCGATGGGCCCGCTGGACGTCTCGCGTCCCTGGGACACCCGCGCCGTCGTCGGCCAGTACCGTCTGCTGCAGCGCCTGTGGCGCAACGTCGTGGACGAGGCCACCGGTGAGGTCACCGTCGTGGACACCGAGCCGGACGAGGACACGCTGCGGGTCCTGCACAAGACCATCGACGGCGTCCGTCAGGACATGGCCGGACTGCGCTTCAACACCGCGATCGCCAAGATCACGGAGCTGAACAACCACCTGACGAAGTCCGGCGGCAGGGTCCCGCGCTCCGTCGCCGAGAAGCTGGTGCTGCTGGTCGCGCCGCTGGCTCCGCACATCGGCGAGGAGCTGTGGCGCAAGCTGGGCCACACCGAGACCGTGGTGTACGCGGACTTCCCGGAGGCCGACCCGGCGTACGTCGTCGACGAGACCGTGACCTGCGTCGTGCAGATCAAGGGCAAGGTCAAGGCCCGTCTGGAGGTCTCGCCGTCCATCTCGGACGCGGACCTGGAGGCGGCGGCGCTGGCCGAGCCCGCGGTCGTGACGGCACTGGGCGGTGCCGGCATCCGCAAGGTGATCGTCCGGGCGCCGAAGCTGGTCAACATCGTTCCGGCCTGA